Proteins encoded within one genomic window of Citrobacter amalonaticus Y19:
- a CDS encoding integrating conjugative element protein, protein MNLNEKNIDKYFNGIFCVSLLTAAFSCFASLTVVGDLGGESTRPLFEAINSGEESHLSDVSSLPEPPSSLSISDMLPVNTPEMTPGKVTSRPLQLPGLPPVFVIGDDDISRAWLRQRGAELKGMGATGMVVNVTTESALNTLRGLLPGTEMVPVRGGDLAKRLNLTHYPVLITADGLAQ, encoded by the coding sequence TTGAACCTCAATGAAAAAAATATCGATAAATATTTCAATGGCATCTTTTGTGTATCACTGCTTACAGCAGCGTTTAGTTGTTTTGCTTCGCTGACAGTGGTCGGGGATCTGGGCGGGGAGTCAACCAGACCATTATTCGAGGCGATTAATTCAGGTGAGGAGTCGCATTTGTCCGATGTTTCTTCCTTGCCTGAACCACCGTCATCGCTGTCTATTTCCGATATGTTGCCCGTTAATACACCGGAAATGACACCCGGAAAGGTGACGTCTCGCCCTCTGCAGTTACCCGGTTTGCCCCCTGTTTTTGTGATTGGCGATGATGATATTTCCCGAGCCTGGCTGCGGCAGCGTGGTGCTGAACTGAAAGGGATGGGCGCCACAGGAATGGTAGTGAATGTTACGACTGAAAGTGCGCTCAACACGCTTAGAGGACTCTTGCCAGGTACTGAGATGGTCCCTGTTCGCGGCGGTGATTTGGCAAAGCGATTGAATCTGACGCATTACCCTGTCCTGATTACCGCTGATGGATTAGCGCAATGA
- a CDS encoding restriction endonuclease, translating into MTTVVFILLAFISLTAFWLRCNTRSARVRRHQRNRQTANRVLLKLPELKAGQQVLYLRKINPYVFEEMILTAIERRGIPVRRNPSYSGDGGIDGQFWIGQERWLVQAKRFASAVRPEHVRQFGELVRQEKCRGLFVHTGRTGFISFKYFSDYPEILLISGSSLLLLLSGESVEHVLRPLKKR; encoded by the coding sequence ATGACCACAGTGGTTTTCATATTATTGGCTTTCATTTCACTCACAGCTTTTTGGCTGCGGTGTAATACAAGAAGTGCCCGTGTCCGCAGACATCAGCGTAATCGACAGACGGCTAACAGGGTGTTGCTAAAACTGCCTGAGCTGAAAGCGGGGCAGCAGGTTTTATATTTACGGAAGATTAATCCCTATGTTTTCGAGGAGATGATTCTGACCGCCATAGAGCGGCGAGGAATACCGGTCAGGCGTAATCCGAGTTACAGCGGTGATGGTGGTATTGATGGTCAGTTCTGGATTGGTCAGGAAAGGTGGCTTGTCCAGGCTAAACGATTTGCCAGTGCTGTTCGTCCTGAACATGTCCGCCAGTTTGGTGAGTTAGTCCGACAAGAAAAATGCAGAGGTCTGTTTGTACACACAGGACGAACAGGTTTTATCAGTTTTAAGTATTTCAGTGATTACCCGGAAATTTTGCTCATAAGCGGGTCTTCCCTTTTGCTACTGCTGTCTGGTGAATCCGTTGAACATGTTCTCCGGCCATTAAAAAAGAGGTAA
- the traD gene encoding type IV conjugative transfer system coupling protein TraD, protein MSDKYVMESLLRPAVELYSAAAAGSATFICLTAPWAVALAPSVSWVTAAGFGVLALKRTSEGMKILRYRQNIRRLPRYVLTSEQIPVSQRHLFLGKGFQWSPRHTQRLLEARRPECEVYVQPSVIYRLARDLEKKMEYSLPWLCRLTRTDSALNPFRPLPPVGGSPIYHGVELDETTVTYDLGERVGHTLVIGTTRVGKTRLAELLITQDIRRKNAAGEHEVVIVFDPKGDADLLRRMYAEAHRAGRQDNFWVFHLGWPDISARYNAVGRFSRISEVASRVAGQLSGEGNSAAFREFAWRFVNIITRALVALGQRPDYGLILRYVTNIGELYETYVENMLSEKAPQLLSTVEALLGSGISEKDLPRHMQGRPNGMNIWAIEQVLASEEGKKLWDPVLDGLRSAVQYDRTYFDKIVASLLPLLEKLTTGKTAALLAPDYTDLNDPRPILDWHNIIKSRGVVYIGLDALSDPVVAAAVGNSMFADLVSEGGHIYKFGLGDEDGRKSSKVAINLHCDEFNELMGDEFIPLINKGGGAGFQVTAYTQTLSDIEARIGSSAKANQVVGNFNSLIMLRVREKNTAMLLTDQLPEVDVYQKTLTSGVTDVSRPGEGTDFNSNVQDQVSLVKVPMLNPSDVINLPKGQAFALLEGGRLWKIRMPLPADNDDPYMPASLKQLADNMEQNYRTGVSWWTGGDAAYSGGQNVSA, encoded by the coding sequence ATGAGCGACAAGTACGTGATGGAATCCCTCCTTCGCCCGGCGGTTGAACTGTATTCCGCTGCGGCGGCGGGTAGCGCAACCTTTATTTGCCTTACGGCCCCCTGGGCTGTCGCGCTCGCACCATCGGTCAGTTGGGTGACCGCCGCGGGGTTTGGTGTACTGGCGCTGAAGCGTACATCTGAGGGGATGAAAATACTCCGTTACCGCCAAAACATTCGCCGTTTGCCCCGATATGTACTGACCAGCGAGCAGATCCCCGTCAGCCAGCGGCACTTGTTCCTTGGCAAGGGCTTCCAGTGGTCTCCCCGCCATACGCAGCGTCTTCTGGAAGCGAGGCGTCCGGAGTGTGAGGTCTACGTACAACCTTCTGTTATTTATCGCCTGGCACGCGATCTGGAAAAAAAGATGGAGTACAGCTTGCCGTGGTTGTGCAGGCTGACACGAACTGATTCGGCGCTCAACCCGTTTCGCCCGTTGCCTCCTGTAGGAGGAAGCCCCATTTACCATGGTGTGGAACTGGATGAAACTACGGTCACCTATGATCTCGGAGAACGTGTAGGGCATACACTGGTTATCGGCACCACACGAGTCGGTAAAACCCGGCTTGCTGAGTTACTTATCACACAGGATATTCGCCGTAAAAACGCTGCAGGCGAGCATGAAGTTGTCATCGTGTTTGACCCGAAAGGAGATGCCGATCTGTTGAGGCGAATGTATGCCGAGGCACACCGTGCTGGTCGTCAGGATAACTTCTGGGTGTTCCACCTCGGATGGCCAGATATAAGCGCTCGCTACAATGCCGTTGGACGGTTCAGCCGTATCTCGGAAGTAGCATCACGTGTTGCAGGACAGCTCTCCGGAGAGGGCAATTCTGCTGCATTTCGGGAATTTGCCTGGCGATTTGTCAATATTATTACCCGTGCGCTGGTCGCACTTGGCCAGCGTCCTGATTACGGTCTCATACTGCGTTACGTGACAAACATAGGTGAACTGTACGAAACCTATGTTGAGAATATGCTGAGTGAAAAGGCACCACAGTTGCTGAGTACAGTCGAAGCGCTGTTAGGTAGCGGTATAAGCGAGAAGGATCTGCCGCGTCACATGCAGGGCAGGCCTAATGGCATGAATATCTGGGCTATTGAGCAGGTACTGGCCAGCGAAGAAGGAAAAAAACTGTGGGACCCGGTGCTGGATGGGCTACGTAGCGCTGTGCAATATGATCGAACGTATTTCGACAAAATTGTTGCGTCACTGCTGCCGCTGCTTGAAAAGCTTACAACTGGTAAAACGGCCGCATTGCTGGCACCTGACTATACGGACCTGAACGATCCGAGACCGATCCTGGACTGGCATAACATTATAAAATCGCGCGGCGTGGTTTATATCGGCCTCGATGCACTATCCGACCCTGTTGTCGCAGCAGCAGTCGGCAACAGCATGTTCGCTGATCTCGTTTCCGAAGGTGGACACATCTATAAATTCGGTCTCGGTGATGAGGATGGCAGAAAAAGTTCGAAAGTGGCGATAAATCTTCACTGTGACGAGTTTAACGAGTTAATGGGTGATGAGTTTATTCCTCTCATCAACAAAGGGGGTGGTGCGGGCTTCCAGGTGACTGCATATACGCAGACTCTTTCGGACATCGAGGCCCGTATAGGCAGCAGTGCTAAAGCGAATCAGGTAGTGGGGAACTTCAACTCATTGATAATGCTCCGTGTGCGTGAAAAAAACACTGCCATGCTCCTGACCGACCAATTACCGGAAGTTGACGTCTACCAGAAAACCCTTACATCGGGTGTCACTGACGTATCCCGGCCGGGAGAGGGTACTGATTTTAACAGTAACGTTCAGGACCAGGTCAGTCTGGTTAAAGTCCCGATGCTCAACCCTTCAGACGTTATCAACCTGCCGAAAGGGCAGGCATTTGCCCTGCTTGAAGGAGGGCGCCTGTGGAAAATCAGGATGCCGTTGCCGGCTGATAACGACGATCCTTACATGCCCGCGAGCCTGAAGCAGCTGGCTGACAACATGGAGCAGAATTACCGAACTGGAGTATCCTGGTGGACAGGCGGTGATGCGGCATATTCGGGGGGGCAAAATGTCTCAGCATGA
- a CDS encoding TIGR03747 family integrating conjugative element membrane protein has protein sequence MSQHDRDTANRSSPSRQKQSGPFGMLLWDLPVSLIGILLGSLLVSLLIEYACIAILWPDEGASHSYRVMVAESHWLSEGYTRSLLMAAPVETISRWVHTAWNWLFVDSGFSHWLQSFRETGQKGTGVIPTINRFGDSLIGWLGEYLQATLWVTLIFFIRVMILFLSLPLFGLVIITGIVEGLVRRDLRRYGAGYESSFVYHHAKRFIKPALYGPCMLYLAWPTAVWPNLLLLPSALLLGGVLAIVTASFKKYL, from the coding sequence ATGTCTCAGCATGACAGAGATACTGCCAATCGCAGTTCGCCATCCCGACAGAAACAATCCGGACCATTCGGCATGTTGCTCTGGGATTTGCCTGTCAGTTTAATTGGCATTCTGCTGGGGTCGCTTCTGGTTAGCCTGCTGATCGAATATGCCTGCATTGCCATACTCTGGCCTGACGAAGGTGCTTCACACAGCTACCGGGTGATGGTTGCAGAAAGCCACTGGTTGTCGGAAGGGTACACGCGGAGTTTACTGATGGCAGCGCCGGTTGAGACGATTTCGCGGTGGGTACATACCGCCTGGAACTGGTTGTTTGTCGATAGCGGATTCAGCCATTGGCTTCAATCATTCAGGGAAACTGGTCAGAAGGGGACTGGAGTTATCCCAACGATAAACCGGTTCGGTGACTCACTAATCGGCTGGCTTGGGGAGTACCTGCAAGCTACGCTCTGGGTAACTCTGATTTTCTTCATCAGGGTGATGATCCTTTTTCTGAGTCTGCCGCTGTTCGGCCTGGTGATTATCACCGGCATAGTTGAAGGGCTGGTCCGTCGAGATTTGCGTCGTTACGGAGCTGGATATGAATCGAGCTTTGTCTACCATCACGCCAAACGTTTTATTAAACCCGCACTTTACGGCCCCTGCATGTTGTATCTGGCCTGGCCGACTGCTGTCTGGCCAAATCTCCTGTTGCTGCCATCAGCATTATTACTTGGCGGTGTTCTGGCCATCGTCACGGCGTCCTTTAAAAAATACCTATAG
- a CDS encoding RAQPRD family integrative conjugative element protein — protein sequence MRHTTIILAMLLPVLPVLTCQASEKDELALVMRQLDQVQAGLDRARVVANQNQDARFYFDYQQATRDISTMRQGISTYLEPSRAQPTAPSTLVTGQYRAEEPSWR from the coding sequence ATGCGTCACACCACAATCATCCTGGCAATGTTATTGCCCGTTCTGCCGGTGCTGACCTGCCAGGCGTCAGAAAAAGATGAGCTGGCACTCGTGATGCGCCAGCTGGATCAGGTTCAGGCTGGCCTTGATCGCGCCCGCGTCGTAGCCAATCAGAATCAGGACGCTCGCTTTTATTTCGACTATCAGCAGGCAACCCGTGACATCTCAACGATGAGGCAGGGCATATCCACTTATCTCGAGCCGTCGCGCGCGCAGCCAACAGCACCCTCCACTTTAGTCACCGGGCAGTACCGTGCTGAGGAGCCCTCATGGCGATGA
- a CDS encoding TIGR03758 family integrating conjugative element protein: MAMNGSQLNGWSAGTGSSLTPGQLNLLILGTLAIVVLLFSAWALVQAYRGLVSKSVTFRQFNELLIRLIVLYLLTLFLFFH; this comes from the coding sequence ATGGCGATGAATGGCTCTCAGCTAAATGGATGGAGTGCGGGCACCGGAAGCAGCCTCACGCCCGGGCAACTGAACCTCTTGATCCTCGGTACGCTCGCCATCGTCGTTCTCCTTTTCAGCGCATGGGCACTGGTGCAGGCCTACCGTGGCCTGGTCAGTAAATCAGTGACGTTCAGGCAGTTCAATGAGCTGCTAATTCGACTGATTGTGCTTTATCTGCTGACCCTGTTTCTGTTTTTCCACTGA
- a CDS encoding TIGR03745 family integrating conjugative element membrane protein, giving the protein MKFTFFRHFRSAYSRAGYLLLTGLLTASQAMADLPAVEQPTSGGGGGTYNTVMGYIKMGALAIGLLVCVGAFFAVAHAVITAFHDIRRGKGEWTQFLVYLVVGIILILLVIYLATKASDIL; this is encoded by the coding sequence ATGAAATTCACTTTCTTCAGGCATTTTCGTTCTGCCTATTCCCGTGCGGGATATTTGTTGCTTACCGGTCTCTTAACTGCAAGTCAGGCTATGGCAGACTTGCCAGCTGTTGAACAGCCAACATCTGGAGGCGGTGGCGGAACCTACAACACCGTTATGGGCTACATCAAAATGGGGGCACTTGCGATAGGGCTTCTCGTATGTGTCGGTGCTTTTTTTGCCGTAGCGCATGCCGTGATTACCGCATTTCACGATATCCGTCGTGGTAAGGGGGAATGGACTCAGTTCCTGGTCTATCTGGTTGTCGGCATCATCCTCATCCTTTTGGTTATTTACCTCGCAACTAAAGCTTCAGATATCCTGTAA
- a CDS encoding TIGR03750 family conjugal transfer protein: MAVIDFLPDRLNNPPVVWKGFTSGEFVLAAVIGVIAGIPLAIPLALVPFVGWLAFPTCMLLMPLLVIFFGGNWIASYKRGKPENYIWQRLEELRCRARMSRTMILDSRAWELKRTKPVPLMRGGKV; the protein is encoded by the coding sequence ATGGCCGTCATTGATTTCCTCCCTGACAGACTGAACAACCCCCCCGTGGTCTGGAAAGGGTTCACATCCGGGGAGTTTGTGCTGGCGGCCGTCATCGGTGTTATTGCCGGTATCCCTCTGGCAATACCGTTAGCTCTGGTTCCTTTTGTCGGATGGCTGGCTTTTCCGACGTGCATGCTGCTGATGCCGCTGTTGGTTATTTTTTTTGGCGGCAACTGGATTGCCAGCTACAAGCGCGGTAAGCCAGAAAATTATATCTGGCAACGTCTGGAGGAATTGCGCTGCCGTGCACGTATGTCCCGAACCATGATTCTGGATAGCAGGGCGTGGGAACTTAAACGAACGAAACCTGTTCCGTTGATGCGCGGAGGGAAAGTATGA
- a CDS encoding PFL_4703 family integrating conjugative element protein, with the protein MSRFRNGITARDNHIISLRIACVLLALGLFVTSLGWMRAPSELTIHNPPDLRSGSTRKWWEVPPSTVYSFAFYIFQQLNSWPKNGEADYTAKIAQMSPYLTPSCQDFLNKDAEMRKNNDELRDRVRVVYEIPRRGYSNRSVTVIDEDHWVVRLDLVADEYFHTEPVKRALARYPMKVVRWEGDPERNPFGLALDCYDSAPQRLEAISLPEPEQKSGAFN; encoded by the coding sequence ATGAGTCGTTTTCGTAACGGTATAACCGCCCGCGATAATCATATTATTTCGTTACGTATCGCTTGTGTTTTGCTGGCTCTGGGGCTGTTCGTCACCAGTCTGGGATGGATGCGAGCGCCCTCGGAACTGACAATTCACAACCCACCCGACCTGCGTTCCGGCAGCACCCGAAAATGGTGGGAGGTCCCGCCATCTACGGTTTACAGTTTTGCTTTTTACATTTTTCAGCAACTGAATTCCTGGCCGAAAAATGGGGAAGCTGACTACACAGCCAAAATTGCCCAAATGAGCCCGTATTTGACGCCGTCCTGTCAGGATTTTCTCAATAAGGACGCCGAGATGCGCAAGAATAATGACGAGCTGCGCGATCGTGTACGCGTGGTATACGAAATCCCCCGTCGTGGTTACAGCAACCGCAGCGTGACCGTCATTGATGAAGATCATTGGGTGGTACGGCTGGACCTGGTAGCTGACGAATATTTCCATACCGAACCCGTTAAGCGTGCCCTGGCGCGTTATCCAATGAAAGTGGTTCGCTGGGAAGGTGACCCAGAGCGAAATCCGTTTGGACTGGCACTGGATTGCTATGACAGCGCGCCACAAAGACTTGAGGCGATCTCCTTGCCTGAGCCAGAACAAAAGTCGGGAGCATTCAATTGA
- a CDS encoding TIGR03749 family integrating conjugative element protein has protein sequence MKKFSVILLTLVLVSAGARAVELMKWERIPLQIPLTVGQERIVFVNKNVRVGFPPALNDKLRIQSSGGVVYLDAKEAFPVTRLELQNKENGEILLLDVSAAPGKTTREPVKIVYDGEVATASATDKQTVSSDGDSAGRQSSAEAKAESRRPAKLNAPLPVVLTRYAAQNIYGPLRTVEPVPGVSPVSLKLPPRITTLMPSESVSVTPMAAWSLQGSSVIALQVRNRSAVKVILDPRSLQGQFTTATFQHRWLGRAGTPEDTTVLYLVTTGRPESAFIAEQRLPESEGKESKRSNRGAHK, from the coding sequence TTGAAAAAATTCTCAGTGATCCTGCTGACCCTGGTACTGGTCTCAGCCGGAGCTCGTGCTGTTGAGCTTATGAAATGGGAACGGATACCGTTGCAGATTCCCCTGACTGTAGGGCAGGAGCGAATCGTTTTTGTAAACAAAAACGTGCGAGTGGGGTTTCCGCCCGCACTCAACGACAAGCTGCGTATTCAAAGCTCCGGAGGTGTAGTTTATCTCGATGCGAAAGAAGCCTTTCCGGTGACGAGACTGGAACTTCAGAACAAGGAAAACGGGGAAATACTTCTACTTGATGTTTCTGCTGCCCCCGGTAAAACCACGCGGGAACCTGTCAAAATTGTCTACGACGGAGAAGTGGCTACCGCTTCGGCGACCGATAAACAGACGGTCAGCAGTGATGGGGACAGTGCCGGCCGTCAGTCGTCGGCAGAGGCAAAGGCAGAAAGCCGGAGGCCCGCAAAACTCAATGCGCCGCTGCCCGTTGTCCTGACTCGTTATGCCGCACAGAACATTTATGGACCGTTGAGAACGGTAGAGCCCGTACCGGGAGTAAGTCCGGTTTCACTGAAGCTTCCCCCCCGGATCACCACACTTATGCCCTCTGAGTCCGTCAGCGTCACGCCGATGGCTGCCTGGAGTCTGCAGGGCAGCAGTGTAATTGCGCTGCAGGTGCGTAACCGATCAGCAGTAAAGGTCATCCTCGACCCTCGTTCGCTGCAAGGTCAGTTTACTACTGCGACTTTCCAGCACCGTTGGCTGGGGCGTGCCGGTACACCGGAAGACACGACAGTTCTATATCTGGTTACTACAGGACGTCCCGAAAGTGCCTTTATTGCTGAACAGCGTTTACCCGAATCTGAAGGAAAGGAGAGTAAGCGGAGTAACCGAGGAGCGCATAAATGA
- a CDS encoding TIGR03752 family integrating conjugative element protein, with translation MKKPASNLLVKIAVPVVVVGAIMIGVKSCTDKNDKNEAGQKTSNVALKDLTPEDLKALGVEGDTAQDTLRTLVGSYRKVQGRLDSLESDNKTLADENKELKKNSTNVDQQISQAVGQVRSEEAQKRAQLSSQVTDLSSQVNQLLDQLKNGSSGLTAGNKGNAAGSDIPVGLGYDNGLTGGAGNISQTDGNGLQWVEPKDGIATDANGRPVSDKNSNNATGFSFATSFGAAGDAARQATSAVSTTVQNNIPGSEKNAAPVYTLPENSTLVGSRAMTALLGRIPIDGKVTDPYPFKVMIGKDNLTANGIELPDVQGAIVSGTATGDWTLSCVRGAITSITFVFTDGTVRTLPSPEGQGSNGGNQNSQGGNNSSIGWLSDDNGIPCISGTRKSNASTYLPTIAVLAAASAAGDAVAENQNTSQTNGYGGVTSTLTGDAGQAVLGKALSGGMRETVDWVKARYGQTFDAIYVPPGQKVALHITRQLAIDYEEKGRKVKYDNFSLAGSSTGMD, from the coding sequence ATGAAAAAGCCTGCTTCAAACCTGCTTGTGAAAATTGCGGTTCCCGTCGTAGTGGTGGGCGCCATCATGATTGGGGTTAAATCCTGTACAGATAAAAACGATAAAAATGAAGCAGGCCAGAAAACCTCTAATGTCGCCCTTAAGGATCTGACACCAGAAGATCTCAAAGCGCTGGGTGTGGAAGGTGACACCGCGCAGGATACTTTGCGTACCCTGGTTGGTAGTTACCGTAAGGTTCAGGGGCGGCTTGACAGCCTTGAAAGCGATAATAAAACGCTTGCTGATGAAAATAAGGAGCTGAAAAAAAATAGCACCAATGTTGATCAGCAAATCAGCCAGGCTGTGGGGCAAGTTCGTTCCGAAGAGGCCCAAAAACGTGCACAACTGAGTTCTCAGGTTACTGATCTGAGCTCGCAGGTGAACCAACTTCTTGATCAACTCAAAAATGGGTCCTCCGGCTTAACGGCAGGAAATAAAGGTAACGCTGCAGGCAGCGATATTCCTGTGGGACTGGGTTATGACAATGGTCTGACCGGAGGCGCGGGAAATATATCTCAAACAGATGGAAACGGGTTGCAATGGGTTGAACCGAAAGATGGTATTGCCACGGATGCGAACGGTCGACCGGTCTCAGATAAAAACAGTAATAACGCGACTGGTTTTTCTTTTGCCACCTCCTTTGGCGCTGCAGGTGATGCAGCCAGGCAGGCTACGTCAGCAGTAAGTACAACGGTACAGAACAACATTCCCGGATCTGAAAAAAATGCCGCCCCTGTTTATACCCTTCCGGAAAACTCCACGCTTGTGGGTAGTCGGGCCATGACCGCGCTGTTGGGACGTATTCCCATTGATGGCAAGGTGACTGACCCTTACCCGTTCAAAGTGATGATCGGAAAAGACAACCTGACGGCAAATGGCATTGAATTGCCTGATGTACAGGGGGCGATCGTTTCGGGAACCGCTACGGGGGACTGGACGCTTTCCTGCGTGCGTGGCGCCATAACCAGCATCACTTTTGTTTTTACTGATGGCACTGTTCGTACGCTTCCTTCACCTGAGGGGCAAGGCAGTAATGGTGGTAATCAGAACAGCCAGGGTGGGAATAACAGCAGTATTGGCTGGTTGTCAGATGACAACGGCATTCCATGCATTTCGGGTACCCGAAAATCAAACGCTTCTACTTATCTGCCAACCATTGCCGTACTTGCAGCTGCCAGCGCAGCTGGTGATGCCGTGGCCGAAAACCAGAATACCAGCCAGACCAATGGCTATGGTGGTGTGACGTCAACGCTGACGGGGGATGCCGGTCAGGCAGTGTTGGGTAAGGCGTTATCCGGCGGTATGCGTGAGACCGTTGACTGGGTTAAAGCGCGATATGGTCAGACGTTTGACGCGATCTATGTACCGCCTGGACAAAAAGTGGCTTTACATATCACTCGTCAGCTGGCGATTGATTATGAAGAAAAAGGCCGCAAGGTGAAATATGACAATTTCAGCCTCGCTGGTAGCAGCACGGGCATGGACTGA
- a CDS encoding TIGR03751 family conjugal transfer lipoprotein: MLLSFNHLATIMLVVVPLALSGCSTSKEEMLPPGDSTMLELWNDGASATHATNESRTTLRRPVTDSEREINQQVSNSYSRTQENEIQQTFPRLPNPDMVMYVFPHLAGGNTPVPGYSTVFPFYSQVQYALPGERTEDL; encoded by the coding sequence ATGTTGCTCAGTTTTAATCATCTGGCCACCATTATGTTGGTCGTTGTACCGCTTGCCCTCTCGGGTTGCAGTACGTCAAAAGAGGAAATGTTGCCGCCTGGCGACAGCACCATGCTTGAATTATGGAACGATGGTGCATCGGCAACTCATGCTACCAACGAGAGCAGAACAACACTTCGCCGGCCAGTTACAGACAGCGAACGTGAGATCAATCAGCAGGTCAGTAACAGCTACAGCCGCACCCAGGAAAATGAAATTCAGCAGACGTTCCCGCGTCTGCCAAATCCTGACATGGTCATGTATGTTTTCCCGCATCTGGCTGGCGGGAACACGCCGGTTCCAGGCTACAGCACCGTCTTTCCTTTCTACAGCCAGGTACAGTATGCGTTGCCTGGTGAGCGAACGGAGGATCTCTGA